The Zea mays cultivar B73 chromosome 7, Zm-B73-REFERENCE-NAM-5.0, whole genome shotgun sequence DNA segment actacaagccggggttagcgttagtaataaagaaacaagTCCGCGTGAGAGGACGCAAAAACaattcccaagcgaataagcaagtgagacacggagatttgttttaccgaggttcggttcttgcaaacctactccccgttgaggaggccacaaaggccgggtctctttcaacccttccctctctcaaacgatccacggatcgagtgagctttctcttctcaatcacttggaacacaaagttcccacaaggaccaccacaagattggtgtctcttgcctcaatttacaagtgagtttgattgcaaagagggaatcaagaaagaagaaagcaatccaagcgcaagagctcgaaagaacacaagcaaatcactctctctagtcactatggcgttgtggggaatttggagaggatttgatctctttggtgtgtctaaaattgaatgctagagctcttgtagtagttgggaagtggaaaacttggatgcaatgaatggtggggtggttggggtatttatagccccaaccaccaaaagtggccgttgggagtctgtctgcacgatggcgcaccggacagtccggtgcccctgccacgtcatcactgccgttggattctagccgttgaagcttctgacttgtgggcccgcctgggtgtccggtgcacaccggacaggtactgtttgctgtccggtgtgccagtatgggcgcgcctggctTCTGCGCGcgttgcgcgcgcatttattgcgctgcaggtagccgttggcgcggagatagccgttgctccggagtcgcaccggacagtccggtgcacaccggacagtccggtgaattttagcggactagccgttggagtttcccgaagctggcgagttcctgaggccgctcctccttggcgcaccggacactgtccggtgtacaccggacagtccggtgaattatagcgcgagtgcctctggaaattcccgaaggtggcgagttggcgttggagtcctctggtgcaccggacagtccggtgcgccagaccagaggtgccttcggttggccctctgctcttttgttgaatccaaaacttggtctttttattggctgagtgtgaacctttagcacctgtataacttatgcactagagcaaactagttagtccaaggatttgcattgggcaattcaaccaccaaatttatataggaactaggtgtaagcctaattccctttcaatatacttgTATGTCGATGACATAGTGATTTTTTGAACAAGTCTCGATGAGATAAATGATGCAAAGCCATTCTTATCCCAAGATTTTGACATGAAAGATCTAGGGGAAGCTGATGTGATCCTTAATATTAGACTTATTAAGGGTGAGAATGAGATTACTCTTTTGCAGTCTCATTATATGGAGAAGGTGTTTAATCACTTTGGTTATATGGATAGCAAGGCTTCTCCAACACCCTATGATCCTAGTCTGGTACTTCGAaagaataaaattctaggaaaagATCATATGAGATACTCCCATATTGTTGGCTCTTTGATGTATCTAGCTAGCGCAACCCACCCTAACATTTCTCTATAAGCAAGTTGAGTATATTCTCACTAATTCAGGAAATGTTTATTGGCGTGGTATTGATCGTGTAATGCACTATCTGAAGGGTACAATGAGTCATATAATTCACTATTTAGGGTACCCAagtgtacttgaaggatatagtgattcaaaTTGGATCACATATGCTGATGAGATGAAGGCCactagtgtatatatatatatatatatatatatatatatatatatatatatatatatatatatatatatatatatatatatatatatatatattcacatTGGGTGTTGGCGCTGTCTCTTCGAGATCATGTAACCAGACAATACTTACAAAATCCACAATGGAGGCAAAGTTTACGGCTCTGGACATAGCTTCTACAAAAGCTCAGTGGTTAAGATAACTGTTGATGGACTTAcctgtggttgagaaaccaattcaTGCCATTCTCATAAACTATGATAATCAAACGGTGATCACGAAGGTGAAGAATAGTCAGGATAATACAAAGTTGAACAAACATGTAAAACATAGACTGAAGtctgtcaggaaattgagaaGCTCCGGAGTAATAGCTGTGGATTATATCCAGGCAGCTAAGAACCTGGCAGATTTGATTATATCCAGGCCAATCTTCTCCCTTTTTCCCTCTTCATCCATACCGCCGAGAGATATTCCAATCTTCATATTTGAGTCTGAAAGATTTGATTCAGTCCATATAGCTTCAAGACAAAGGTATGATATTTCACTGATACATTTGCTATGTAATCATTCGGTGTATATATTGCGTAGTATGGTTCCTTAGGGTTTAGATTAATTAGTTTGAACATATGGCTATTGGTTATGATTTGTAAGATATATGATTCATATGGTGATTAAGGTTTGTTATATAGTTTTTGAATCATGGGTTTCAAAAAAATAGGTTTTTGAAACTGAGTACCATGTTATTTATAATTTTAAATCATTTTAGGTATTTCTCTAGTGATGTTAATATATAATCGTTTCATACATGGAAGATATGTATCGGGAAATGTTGTGGGaaaagagaggtcgtcctcgagAGTTATACACCGATGCATCTAGCAAGGATACCCCATGTTCCTCCTGTATCTAATTGTGACTGTGACATGCCAGCATGGGTATTTTAATCCAGACATCTAAACATGGATGTACATTCACTAACTGACGATTAACACTGTGGTTGACTTGCACATACATATTCAGTACATACACTAATAGCTAAATAGCTAGCTACTGCACTAATCAAACTAAATGACAAAATTACAAGCTAACAAACATGTTTGTGAACTAAATTTCGAGGACGAGTTCAGTGGTGCGACGATGGGGATCTATAGGGGCGCGGTAGCGATGATTGACGAGCTGAACTCGAGGACACGGCGGCGGTGAACGACAACGTGTGCGGTGGCGGATGAGAGCGTGTCGGCGACGACGGAGAAAACGTGTAGACGAGAGAAGGGCGCATCGCATAAGGTGTTATTCCCTATCTCGGCCCTAAGATCTATGGTACCAAGGTAAGAGCCACGTCAACGCCTAGTAGTGCAAACTGATGTCAGCAAAGCCGAGACCTTAGCGCTATAGACCATAGcgccgagtaaagggtccaaaaataAAAATACTTTGTCAAGGAGCTAAACGTGTTTTTTTTAAAAAGGACTAAATTGTAAAAAACGGTATACTTTCCACCACAAGCCGCTGGTCGTATACTCGTATGCCGCAAGGGATCGGCGAGAACAGGAGTAGCAGCACTCGATGGGCGTCGTGATTTCACTAATCTGCGCGTACGAACTGCGGAGACCAACAGCGTTCCTTCGACAGTTAAATGGTGACACCACCCATTTCATCATCATCAGGGTAACTTCGGATTTCAAGGCCTATATTGACGCCAAGATAGATAGCAAGGTAACAAAACATGATCGATGCTACTGAGGTTAATAAACTCTATCGCAGCACTTCCTTTCTGCACCCGGCCGTCCGCAGTCCAATCCGACGGCCAGATGATGCGCTCTAATAAACCGGTAAACCAACCCATCGGCAATCCACAAAAAAAAAATCTCAAGAACCGCATCAAgtgaaaacaaaagaaaaaggaagCCAAAAAAAGGTGATCGTATTTACAGCCAGATCCACCTCCGTTCGCGTCGCCGGAGATAGAGTAGAGAGCGCCTCACGAGTTGGCCGGCGCCTGCGGTTGCGGTTGCGCCTGGGCGGCCAGCGGGCGGTTCAGAGGGGACGAGAACAGAGCCGCGAACGACGAGGGCCTCTGCTCCGGTGCCGGGGCCGCAATGCCAGTAGCGGGGGACGGCGATGACGCGGGCGCCGGCGCGGAGTTGGAGGCGACGCGCTCGCAGGAGGGGCACATGGAAAGGGTGGTGGCCGGGAGGTGCATGTAGAAGGGGTGCACCGTCTTGAGCGCGCGGAGCTCGGATAGCTCCTTCTGCAGCCGCCGGTTCTCCTCCGTCAGCGTCTCGCAGCATCGCTTGAGGTACTCGCAGTCCACCTCCGTCTGCTTCAGCTTCGTCCTGCACGGCCGGCGTTGGCAACGGGTAACCCTTTATTATTTATACTCCGTATATTTTAATCAAAAGAACAGAGGTCGTCGCCATGCGGACATGCGTGCGCGGCTGCGCGCACCTGGCTCTGCGGTTCTGGAACCACACCTCCACCTGGCGCGGCCGGAGGTTGAGCTGCTTCGCCAGCGCGAGCTTCTGCTTCTGCGCGCCACGGAACGGCAGCACCGAACGTCAGGACCGGGATCGGGGCGAGGAACAAGACTCACTCGGGTTCTGCGTCGGTCGGTCGGCGGCTGCTTACCGGGTTCAGCGTGGCGTGCTCCTTGAAGCTATCCTCCAGGAACGCGGACTGCTCCTTGGAGAGGCGCAGCTTCTTGCGCGCGGAGCCGCCGTCGTCCTCGTCGCTGGCGCGGGAGCACGCGCGGTCGGCGCCGGGCGCCACCTGGCCCTGCGCGGAGAAGTCCGTCGGGAAGGAGCTCGCGCTGTTGTTGGGCGACGAcgatgccgccgccgccgccgcctcgtcCTGCTCCTCGTCCTCCTCCGCGGCGCCACCGGCCGCGGACAGCGACGGCGCCCGGTTCACGTCGAAGCCACGCGCCGACGCCTCCAGGTGCCCTGGCGGACGCGAATAGCCATTTCAGCGAACTCGCCGCACGCGGAAGGAAACAAACGAATCCAGGAAGGAAGCGCAAAGTAGGGCGATGGGCGCGCGCGTATGACATCACTCACGGTTGGTCTcggacgacggcggcggcggccacgGGAGGCCGAGGCCGTGCAGGAGGGTGAGTCGCACCGCCGGCTCCGGCGACGACCGGGCGCTCCTCGCCGTGAACTCCAGCTCCCGCCTCACCTCCCTgtccctcctccctctctgcgCTTCCTCCTCCCTCCGCACCCCGACCCCCATCCCAAGCCCCAGCATGAGGTCCCTCCCGGCATCCGCCATGGTCTCCCCCAAGCTGAGCGCCAACTCCATCCTGCTTCCTGCTAGGGACCAGTAATGGAACCGTCGGGACTCGCCAGGCCTGCGGGGCTTTATAGCGGTGGACTGGAAGGAGGAGTCGCTCGGCCCAGCCACCCAcgcccctcctctctccctccctccggcGCGTTTCCGCCTGAGTGATAATGGTGGGTTTGACCAGTTGACGCTTCCGCACGTGACCCGGAAAAGGAGAGCTGGGTGGGGGGAGCTGGACGCAGTTGGGAGTCTTCTCAGGGGTGTTTTTATAAAATGAGTAAAGAGCTGGGGTGGCATTGGCAGGAGGGAGGTAATAATGAGCTTAATCATTATTGTATCACTGGGTACGTATCTTTCCCCTTTTGTAAATGGCACCCGCAATCTTTACACGAAAGCTGCCCATGCAGAAGCTACTGTTGCTGCTGTCTGCTTTTTTTTTGGTTCCTTTCTTTTGCGGGTCGTAGCGTAGGCGTGTATGTATGTAGTTTACAGCCCGGGGTCGTGCAGTGCGTAATGGAATTGTtgtatacttgtattatttgtttGCAACTGGTGGAGTATATATATCGGGGAGTGAAGAACATGTCACTTATAACAACATATACACATATGCTATGAAAAATATTTTGTAAAATGTAGTGATACTTATTTTTATCATATATACTTATAGCATTTTTTTTGTGAATTTAGTAGATTTAAAATTGATTGACTTAGGGATAAGTTAGAATTATTCTTGATCCGTCTTAAAAAATATAGTTATTTCTAGTTCTCTCTTTTTTCGTCAACCTCAAAATAGATGATAACAAATATAGACATACATGTAGTAACTACATGTATATGTTAATTAATGAGTGTATATTTAATATAAAATGAATTCTGTTTTGGGACGTAGGGAGTAATTTTTAGGAGGACTGAAGGACTAGTAGGCAGCAGACGATGCGTGCATGTATAGTTAAAAAGTCCATTTACGTAAAAGTTAATGATGCATTTCATGT contains these protein-coding regions:
- the LOC100194027 gene encoding Homeobox-leucine zipper protein HOX11 (The RefSeq protein has 1 substitution compared to this genomic sequence); protein product: MELALSLGETMADAGRDLMLGLGMGVGVRREEEAQRGRRDREVRRELEFTARSARSSPEPAVRLTLLHGLGLPWPPPPSSETNRHLEASARGFDVNRAPSLSAAGGAAEEDEEQDEAAAAAASSSPNNSASSFPTDFSAQGQVAPGADRACSRASDEDDGGSARKKLRLSKEQSAFLEDSFKEHATLNPKQKLALAKQLNLRPRQVEVWFQNRRARTKLKQTEVDCEYLKRCCETLTEENRRLQKELSELRSLKTVHPFYMHLPATTLSMCPSCERVASNSAPAPASSPSPATGIAAPAPEQRPSSFAALFSSPLNRPLAAQAQPQPQAPANS
- the LOC100194027 gene encoding homeobox-leucine zipper protein HOX11 isoform X1, whose amino-acid sequence is MELALSLGETMADAGRDLMLGLGMGVGVRREEEAQRGRRDREVRRELEFTARSARSSPEPAVRLTLLHGLGLPWPPPPSSETNRHLEASARGFDVNRAPSLSAAGGAAEEDEEQDEAAAAAASSSPNNSASSFPTDFSAQGQVAPGADRACSRASDEDDGGSARKKLRLSKEQSAFLEDSFKEHATLNPDEAEADGGGLRVPQAMLRDADGGEPAAAEGAIRAPRAQDGAPLLHAPPGHHPFHVPLLRARRLQLRAGARVIAVPRYWHCGPGTGAEALVVRGSVLVPSEPPAGRPGATATAGAGQLVRRSLLYLRRRERRWIWL